The Mesotoga sp. Brook.08.105.5.1 genome contains the following window.
CGGCTGTGAAATGCGGTTCACCGCTGACCGTTCAAGATCATGAACCTGTCATTCGTCAAGACCCAGCACAGATTGTGACCAAGATCAAGTCTGGATGACGAAGTGAGTGGTTCTGATAGACAGCTTCTGTATGCTCCCGTTATTTGGGTCTAGGTCTTGTTTTTTTCTCCTGCCCAACCACCAACCTCTATCTGCAACCTCGGTCGAGTGTTCGTTCCACTTTATCATTCGGCTTGACAGAACTCACCCAAAACTATAAAATATTTATACTATATGTTAATCACTGTCAAGTCACGGAGAGGAGATCAAGTGAGATTAGAACTTTTTTTTGAAGAATCACCGGTCTTCACGACTCATGAACTAAAAGAATTTCTGAAGAAGAATGAAGCGAAGAGTCTTGAGAACTACAGCGTTCTTCTGAATTATCACGTTAAGAGAGGCCGTGTCCTCAAAATCTGTCGTGGTCTCTACGCAGTGGTGCCCCTTAACCAGAAGGTAGAACAATTCGCCCCTGATTCATTTCTCATTGCGGCAAAGAGAACGGAGGATGCGATTCTTGCTTATCATACGGCTCAGGAATTCAATGGGAATACCTACTCGCTTTTCAGTACCAGAACATTCTTGACTATGAAGAGTGTGCATCCTTTAGTTTTCAGGGAAATCGAATACATACCGACTCACCCCTCTCAGAACCTGCTTCGCTCAGACAACTACTTCCTACTCACAGAACAAGTGGATATAAAAGGTATAAACGTTCTTATAACCAGCAGAGAAAGAACGTTTGCAGATATGCTCGATAGACCCAATCTATGTGGCGGAATTGAAGAGGTCTGGCGTTCCCTCAAAATGACCGAGTATCTAAACACCGAAAACCTGCTGAAGTATCTGAGAGCACTTGACAACTCTACCACGAGTGCCAAAGTCGGCTTCTTCTTACAAAGACATCCGAAAATCACAGACAATGACCAGACTCTACTGAGAGAACTGAAAAAAATGATCCCAGTTTCGCCGCATTACTTTGATCGATCACGAGTTGACAGAGCAAGGTTGGTAAAGGAATGGAATCTCGTAATTCCTGAATACATATTGAATGAAAGGTGGGAAGAACAATGAGAATGTCCAGGGAGACTCTGTCCAGATTATCCGGTCAGACGGGCTATCGGCAGGAGATTATTGAGAAAGTCTCTCTACTGCTTTCATGGCTTGATCGCGCATCAAGTATCGATCGTCTTACAGGAAGTTTCGCTCTAAAGGGGGGAACGGCAATTAATCTATTCTTCTTGGAAATTCCAAGATTGTCGGTAGATATAGATATCAACTATATTGGATCACCCACTCGAGAAGAACTCGACCGTGACAGAAACGGTTTTGAGAACATCATAGAATCAGTAT
Protein-coding sequences here:
- a CDS encoding type IV toxin-antitoxin system AbiEi family antitoxin domain-containing protein, which produces MRLELFFEESPVFTTHELKEFLKKNEAKSLENYSVLLNYHVKRGRVLKICRGLYAVVPLNQKVEQFAPDSFLIAAKRTEDAILAYHTAQEFNGNTYSLFSTRTFLTMKSVHPLVFREIEYIPTHPSQNLLRSDNYFLLTEQVDIKGINVLITSRERTFADMLDRPNLCGGIEEVWRSLKMTEYLNTENLLKYLRALDNSTTSAKVGFFLQRHPKITDNDQTLLRELKKMIPVSPHYFDRSRVDRARLVKEWNLVIPEYILNERWEEQ